From Zingiber officinale cultivar Zhangliang chromosome 5B, Zo_v1.1, whole genome shotgun sequence, the proteins below share one genomic window:
- the LOC121987754 gene encoding GDSL esterase/lipase At3g26430-like yields the protein MDSSCGLQWLLLAQALLVVAASSDSCHFPAIFNFGDSNSDTGGLSAAFGATPSPYGESFFGKPVGRYSDGRLLIDFIASSLGLPFLSAYLNSIGTNFSHGANFATSGSTIRQPYATLSQSGFSPISMDVQTWEFSQFKSRSQELIQQGLFKDQLPKEEYFSQALYTIDIGQNDLTESYFSNWTTNEVKSAIPDILDKFVLAIQSIYWEGGRYFWIHNTGPFGCLPYVLDRLTLKAPEVDRFGCGSPFNEVAQLFNQKLNQTVSRLRKDLPLGVFTYVDIYSIKRELLSHAHQHGFELPLVACCGHGGKYNYNKNIGCGSTETRNGKEVMVGKACQNPSKRIIWDGVHYTDAANKWIFQQIMDGKFSDPPIPLRLACKAKA from the exons atGGATTCTAGCTGCGGCCTCCAATGGCTCCTCCTCGCCCAAGCCCTTCTCGTCGTAGCTGCCTCATCTGATTCCTGCCACTTCCCGGCCATCTTCAATTTTGGCGACTCTAACTCTGACACTGGCGGGCTGTCAGCCGCCTTTGGGGCGACCCCGTCGCCCTATGGCGAGTCCTTCTTCGGCAAGCCGGTCGGCCGGTATTCTGACGGCCGCCTCCTCATCGATTTCATCG CGAGTAGTCTGGGCCTCCCGTTCCTCAGCGCCTACCTCAACTCTATCGGCACCAACTTCTCTCACGGTGCGAACTTCGCCACGTCTGGGTCAACGATCAGGCAGCCTTATGCCACACTGAGCCAGTCTGGCTTCAGCCCCATCTCCATGGATGTCCAGACTTGGGAGTTCTCCCAATTTAAGTCTCGCTCCCAAGAACTCATCCAGCAAG GATTGTTCAAGGATCAACTGCCAAAGGAAGAGTACTTCTCTCAAGCTCTATACACGATTGACATTGGCCAAAACGACCTCACGGAGAGTTACTTCAGCAATTGGACCACTAACGAAGTTAAATCGGCTATTCCTGATATCTTAGACAAGTTTGTTCTCGCCATTCAG AGCATTTATTGGGAAGGAGGAAGATACTTTTGGATTCACAACACCGGTCCTTTTGGCTGCCTCCCTTATGTTTTGGACCGGCTCACTCTTAAAGCGCCAGAGGTGGATCGCTTTGGTTGTGGGTCCCCCTTCAACGAAGTGGCCCAGCTTTTCAATCAAAAGCTAAATCAGACTGTGAGTCGACTGAGGAAGGATCTCCCGCTCGGCGTCTTCACTTATGTGGATATTTACTCAATCAAGCGCGAGCTTTTAAGCCATGCGCACCAGCATG GATTTGAGTTGCCACTTGTAGCGTGTTGTGGGCATGGAGGAAAGTACAACTACAATAAAAATATCGGATGCGGATCGACAGAGACAAGAAATGGAAAAGAGGTAATGGTAGGGAAGGCATGCCAGAATCCATCAAAGAGGATCATTTGGGATGGAGTTCACTATACTGACGCCGCCAACAAATGGATCTTTCAACAAATTATGGATGGAAAATTCTCTGATCCACCGATTCCTCTACGGTTGGCTTGTAAAGCGAAGGCATAA
- the LOC121985442 gene encoding protein FLX-like 4: MDAHGRIPSAHGGRTIQAPGMMRHGPLPGLGPSDPHIRDPLPLELLEKKVVIQGAEMEKLARENQRLASSNVTMRQELVATQKEMQSLQAHLGNIRSESDIKVRGLLEKLGKMEADIYAGDVLKMEFQQAHSEAQRLFIGNQELTAEMKLVTEELETLSVGTKKLPDLQSELDGLRQEHQKLRTTFEYEKGRNVEQVERMRSMERNLMSMASEIEKLRAEIASAQQRTAPPNAHGHAYPQAANQYGATYPPPQAANQHGGAYPPAAGHALVYAGGYGTGLSYTDAGFDYANSSYYSEAYGRPHTHISGTPAEGIIPYSGTGNLGSMNTYRGP; the protein is encoded by the exons ATGGATGCCCACGGACGAATACCATCAGCTCATGGGGGGCGGACTATCCAAGCACCTGGAATGATGCGGCATGGCCCTCTTCCTGGGCTTGGTCCATCTGATCCCCACATTAGAGATCCCCTTCCACTTGAGCTCCTTGAGAAAAAGGTTGTAATTCAAGGAGCTGAGATGGAAAAACTTGCACGAGAAAATCAGAGACTGGCATCTAGTAACGTAACAATGAGACAGGAGCTTGTTGCTACTCAAAAAGAAATGCAGAGCCTGCAAGCTCATCTTGGAAACATTCGATCTGAAAGTGATATCAAAGTTAGAGGATTGCTGGAAAAACTTGGAAAAATGGAAGCTGATATCTATGCAGGTGATGTCCTCAAAATGGAATTCCAGCAAGCACACTCAGAGGCACAGAGGTTGTTTATTGGCAATCAAGAACTGACTGCGGAAATGAAGCTTGTGACAGAAGAACTAGAGACCTTGTCAGTTGGCACCAAAAAGTTGCCCGATTTACAATCTGAGTTAGATGGTTTGAGACAGGAGCACCAGAAACTACG CACTACTTTTGAGTATGAGAAGGGTAGAAATGTCGAGCAAGTGGAGCGGATGCGATCCATGGAAAGGAACCTGATGTCCATGGCAAGCGAAATTGAGAAGTTAAGAGCTGAAATAGCAAGTGCTCAACAAAGAACAGCTC CACCAAACGCTCATGGGCACGCCTACCCACAAGCAGCAAACCAATATGGAGCTACATATCCACCACCACAAGCAGCAAACCAACATGGAGGTGCATACCCTCCAGCTGCTGGACATGCCTTAGTGTACGCCGGTGGTTATGGTACCGGTCTCAGTTACACCGATGCTGGTTTTGATTATGCTAATTCTTCCTACTATTCTGAAGCATATGGAAGACCTCATACCCACATAAGTGGAACACCTGCTGAAGGCATTATTCCTTATAGTGGCACAGGTAATCTCGGCAGTATGAACACTTACAGAGGGCCTTAG